The Camelina sativa cultivar DH55 chromosome 14, Cs, whole genome shotgun sequence genome includes a window with the following:
- the LOC104744199 gene encoding ABC transporter D family member 2, chloroplastic-like: MMLITTAPVLTTCPQLLLRRKSSIGNVPRKNVARFRTVSSSSLLPQPSSDRASPKLKTLWKKFYKVASPYWFSEDKDQARLRLAAVFALTLATTGISVGFNFLGRDFYNSLANKDQEQFTKQLFYYLCAFAGGIPFFVLRDFTKETLSLRWRSWMTKYYLQRYLKDQTFYKIQSQSIIDNPDQRLVDDLSSFTGTALSFSLTLVNATIDLISFSNILFTIYPPLFLVLLLYSFGGTAISVFLGKGLVNLNFLQEKKEADFRYSLVRVRENAESIAFYGGEQNEMQLLLQRFTSAFDNLTELLIASRNLEFFTDGYRYLIQILPVAVVAPMYFSGKIEFGVINQSVSAFNHILGDFSLVVYQFQAISSFSAVIDRLGIRLIMYSVYILLVACRSRLHTTRDLRSV, translated from the exons ATGATGTTGATAACAACCGCTCCCGTTCTCACCACTTGTCCTCAGCTTCTTCTCCGCCGTAAATCATCGATCGGCAACGTTCCTCGGAAGAACGTTGCCCGTTTCAGAACcgtctcctcctcttctttgttGCCGCAACCGTCGTCGGATAGGGCATCACCGAAGTTGAAGACTCTCTGGAAGAAGTTCTACAAAGTCGCGTCGCCTTATTGGTTTTCCGAGGACAAAGACCAAGCCAGGCTTCGTCTCGCCGCCGTCTTCGCCCTAACCCTAGCCACCACAGGCATTAGCGTCGGCTTCAATTTCCTCGGCCGTGATTTCTACAATTCTCTCGCCA ACAAAGACCAAGAGCAATTCACCAAGCAGCTGTTCTATTACCTCTGCGCCTTCGCCGGCGGAATTCCG TTCTTTGTGCTGAGGGATTTTACAAAAGAGACGTTATCACTGCGATGGAGATCATGGATGACCAAATATTACCTGCAGCGCTATCTTAAAGACCAAACCTTCTACAAGATCCAGTCTCAGTCTATCATTGACAATCCAGATCAGCGCCTTGTTGACGATTTGAGTTCTTTTACTGGAACTGccttgtctttctctctcacgcTCGTCAATGCCACCATAGACCTCATCTCTTTTAGCAACATCCTCTTCACCATTTATCCTCCTCTCTTCCTCGTTCTCCTGCTCTACTCCTTTGGAGGAACAGCCATCAGCGTCTTTCTGGGCAAG GGACTTGTGAATCTCAACTTTCTACAGGAGAAGAAAGAGGCTGACTTTCGTTACAGCCTTGTACGAGTGAGGGAAAATGCTGAATCTATTGCTTTCTACGGAGGCGAACAGAATGAAATGCAGCTTCTGCTTCAGCGTTTCACTAGCGCTTTTGATAATTTAACC GAATTGCTGATAGCATCTAGAAACCTAGAATTCTTCACTGATGGATACCGCTACCTCATTCAGATTCTTCCAGTTGCTGTTGTTGCCCCTATGTATTTCTCCGGGAAGATCGAGTTTGGTGTCATTAACCAGTCAGTCTCAGCATTCAATCATATCCTAGGAGACTTCTCCCTCGTTGTTTATCAGTTTCAAGCTATCAGCTCTTTTTCAGCTGTCATTGACCGACTAGGTATTAGATTAATCATGTATTCTGTATATATACTACTTGTTGCATGCAGATCGCGCTTGCATACTACACGAGACCTTAGATCTGTATAG
- the LOC109128922 gene encoding ABC transporter D family member 2, chloroplastic-like, with translation MVLGTLRQQLLYPAWNATVEEEATPGGSKIDGSTPLLIRDDGNEKCNKPTTDDLMRTLEKVCLGHIADRFGGLDSIHEWSSVLSLGEQQRLAFARLLLAQPKLALLDESTSALDEANEALLYQQIQSADITYISIGHRRTLTKFHNKILRISTADPKSKERNWQIEDADAKDSLYGPLSQ, from the exons ATGGTTCTGGGAACTCTGCGTCAGCAATTGCTTTATCCTGCCTGGAATGCAACTGTGGAGGAGGAGGCGACACCTGGTGGCAGTAAAATAGACG GTTCAACACCTCTTTTGATTAGAGACGACGGAAATGAAAAGTGTAATAAGCCGACAACAGATGATCTGATGCGGACTCTAGAGAAGGTTTGTCTTGGACATATAGCGGATCGCTTTGGTGGTCTTGATTCGATACACGAGTGGTCCAGTGTTCTCTCACTTGGTGAGCAGCAGCGCCTTGCCTTTGCACGGTTATTGCTGGCTCAGCCAAAGCTGGCCCTCCTGGATGAATCCACTAGTGCTTTGGATGAAGCTAATGAG GCGCTTCTGTACCAGCAAATCCAGTCGGCCGACATTACATATATAAGCATTGGCCACCGCCGGACTTTAACCAAATTCCATAACAAGATCTTACGAATCTCAACGGCAGACCCGAAGAGCAAGGAACGCAACTGGCAAATAGAGGACGCGGATGCCAAAGATTCTTTGTACGGTCCACTGAGTCAATAG